The Leadbettera azotonutricia ZAS-9 genome has a window encoding:
- a CDS encoding aminotransferase class I/II-fold pyridoxal phosphate-dependent enzyme, producing the protein MNPLAIELNAELNGTAAGRLMSKMGSRLYFPKGIIAQSAEAKKSAHAANATIGMAYSKGLPLILSSIVYSMPTLTPEQAVAYAPTAGVEKVRQDWKKLIAQKNPSLNPQNISLPVVVPGLTAGISYMADLFLEEGGVMLASDPCWDNYQLVFEERRNARLKGIPFFSKDSIKASRPGLDLEAINKAVKEEAKTGAVRIILNFPNNPSGYSPTKAEYDGLTKIFKEAAEAGADVLVLCDDAYFGLFYENDIYQESIFSALAGLHEKVLAVKIDGPIKEDYVWGLRTGFVTFGSKGLGSAHYDALVKKLMGAIRSSVSCANTPAQYLIIQAMEDPRTISEKARFQDMMLKRYQAVKQFVVSHPNHPNLTPLPFNSGYFMSFRTEGVSAEKLRQELLARHGIGVVSLGESCLRVAFAGLDEEIIESTYKVIYDTAEGMGKGKV; encoded by the coding sequence ATGAATCCACTAGCTATCGAACTCAACGCCGAATTGAACGGCACTGCTGCAGGGCGGCTTATGTCCAAGATGGGGAGCCGTCTTTATTTTCCCAAGGGCATCATCGCCCAATCCGCAGAAGCGAAAAAATCCGCCCATGCTGCCAATGCAACCATAGGCATGGCCTACAGCAAGGGCCTTCCTCTTATACTTTCCTCGATCGTATACAGCATGCCCACCCTCACGCCCGAACAGGCTGTGGCCTATGCCCCCACCGCGGGGGTAGAAAAGGTGCGCCAGGACTGGAAAAAGCTCATAGCCCAAAAGAACCCTTCATTGAACCCTCAAAACATATCCCTTCCCGTGGTGGTGCCGGGCCTTACGGCGGGCATCTCCTACATGGCGGATCTCTTCCTGGAAGAAGGGGGCGTCATGCTGGCCAGCGACCCCTGCTGGGATAACTACCAGCTTGTTTTTGAGGAGCGCAGGAACGCCCGTCTTAAGGGCATACCTTTTTTTTCCAAGGATTCTATAAAAGCATCCAGGCCAGGGCTCGACCTTGAAGCCATTAATAAAGCGGTAAAAGAAGAAGCCAAAACCGGGGCTGTGCGCATCATTCTCAACTTCCCCAACAACCCCTCGGGCTATTCCCCCACCAAGGCCGAATACGACGGCCTGACAAAAATTTTCAAAGAGGCTGCCGAGGCAGGGGCGGACGTGCTGGTGCTCTGCGACGACGCGTACTTCGGCCTTTTTTATGAGAATGATATTTACCAGGAATCCATTTTCAGCGCATTGGCAGGGCTGCACGAAAAGGTGCTGGCAGTCAAAATCGACGGCCCCATCAAGGAAGATTATGTCTGGGGCTTAAGGACAGGTTTTGTCACTTTTGGATCAAAGGGCCTCGGCTCGGCCCACTACGACGCCCTTGTCAAAAAACTCATGGGCGCCATACGCTCGTCGGTTTCCTGCGCCAATACCCCCGCCCAGTACCTCATAATACAGGCAATGGAAGATCCCAGGACCATCAGCGAAAAGGCCCGCTTTCAGGACATGATGCTCAAGCGCTACCAGGCAGTAAAACAATTTGTCGTGTCTCATCCGAACCACCCGAACCTGACTCCCCTGCCCTTCAATTCAGGCTACTTCATGAGCTTCCGCACAGAAGGCGTGAGCGCCGAAAAACTCCGCCAGGAGCTGCTTGCCAGGCACGGCATAGGGGTTGTGTCGTTGGGGGAGAGCTGTCTCCGCGTTGCCTTCGCGGGGCTGGATGAGGAGATTATAGAATCGACATATAAGGTGATTTACGATACCGCAGAGGGGATGGGGAAGGGGAAGGTATAG
- a CDS encoding VWA domain-containing protein: MIFDSPRFLLLLILLIPIAIMMIFRYQKCRNAADLFAASASVGKKDALVKEYRSRMVYSDCFFVLFLGFLILSLAGPRWGEELVADYRRGVDVVLALDISRSMNVRDCPPLPGNQDAGQNASRLERALALARDLALGLNDIRIGTAIGKGRGILAVPLTYDSEAVLNFLDSLDSFAVTGTGTDLDSLITAASGAFKDNMPGRRGILLLTDGEIHSGTLEGALKKAQDAGIVLCAAGLGTEDGGPVPVEAGADAPNGVLLSANGLPVISTRRGEFLKNSVEKTGGIYIDGNRNDAAAILHDYFKSLSADSGLSGHRRESKARWQLFVLAALVSFGVSRFLGVGRRKKKIFPVLLCLFALSGISCSRTEGKLLIMEGNFFNSRGLYTEAISSYLKAMDYDDAAPYAEYGLGSAYWALEESQAALERYAAAEKVLALGGDHPELRYRIQYNSGIIYFEKREYEQAAKAFRGALEIDGSRIEAKRNLELSLLTLDRASSSQASTAEGVPETGNTGEGSDSPILYNYLRQREQDQWKSREWAKEDDTSGPDY, encoded by the coding sequence ATGATTTTTGACAGCCCCCGTTTTCTGTTGTTACTAATACTGCTAATTCCAATAGCAATAATGATGATCTTCCGTTATCAGAAATGCAGGAATGCGGCCGACCTTTTTGCGGCTTCTGCTTCTGTCGGGAAAAAGGATGCCCTGGTCAAAGAATACCGCTCCCGCATGGTATATTCCGATTGCTTCTTTGTGCTTTTTTTGGGCTTCCTTATTTTATCCCTTGCGGGCCCCCGGTGGGGTGAAGAACTGGTAGCCGATTACCGCAGGGGCGTGGATGTGGTGCTGGCCCTGGATATTTCCCGAAGCATGAACGTGCGGGATTGCCCGCCCTTGCCGGGGAACCAGGACGCAGGGCAAAATGCTTCCCGCCTCGAAAGGGCCCTTGCCCTTGCCCGGGATTTAGCCCTTGGCTTGAACGATATACGCATCGGGACAGCCATAGGAAAAGGCCGGGGCATACTCGCGGTTCCCCTCACCTACGACTCGGAGGCGGTTTTGAATTTCCTCGACAGCCTTGATAGTTTTGCTGTTACCGGCACAGGCACCGATCTCGATTCCCTCATTACGGCAGCTTCGGGCGCCTTTAAGGATAATATGCCCGGCAGGCGGGGTATACTTCTCCTTACCGATGGCGAGATACACTCAGGCACCCTTGAAGGTGCTTTGAAAAAGGCCCAGGATGCAGGCATTGTTCTTTGTGCCGCTGGCCTGGGCACTGAGGACGGAGGGCCCGTGCCTGTGGAAGCCGGGGCGGATGCGCCCAATGGGGTTCTTCTTTCGGCCAACGGCTTGCCTGTGATAAGTACCCGGCGCGGGGAGTTCCTTAAAAATAGCGTTGAAAAAACCGGCGGTATTTATATCGATGGAAACAGGAATGATGCAGCAGCGATACTGCATGATTATTTTAAATCCCTGTCGGCGGATTCAGGCCTTTCAGGGCACAGGCGGGAGTCCAAGGCCAGGTGGCAGCTTTTTGTGCTTGCAGCCCTGGTGAGTTTCGGTGTTTCGAGGTTCCTTGGCGTAGGCCGCAGGAAGAAGAAGATCTTTCCTGTTCTCCTCTGCCTTTTCGCTTTGTCCGGAATTTCCTGTTCACGCACCGAGGGGAAGCTTCTCATCATGGAAGGCAATTTTTTTAACAGCCGGGGATTATACACCGAGGCAATTTCTTCGTATCTGAAAGCCATGGATTACGACGACGCTGCCCCTTACGCCGAGTATGGGCTGGGTTCTGCTTACTGGGCGCTCGAAGAAAGCCAGGCTGCTCTGGAGCGCTATGCTGCTGCGGAAAAGGTCCTGGCCCTGGGCGGAGATCACCCCGAGCTCCGTTACAGGATACAATACAATTCAGGGATCATATATTTTGAAAAAAGGGAGTATGAGCAAGCTGCCAAAGCGTTCAGGGGCGCTTTGGAAATAGACGGAAGCCGCATTGAGGCCAAGAGGAATCTGGAGCTGAGCCTACTTACCCTTGACCGCGCTTCGAGCTCCCAGGCTTCAACAGCCGAGGGGGTTCCGGAAACCGGAAATACGGGGGAGGGTTCAGATTCTCCCATACTTTATAATTACCTACGCCAGAGGGAGCAGGATCAATGGAAAAGCAGGGAATGGGCAAAAGAAGACGATACTTCCGGCCCCGACTATTAA
- a CDS encoding VWA domain-containing protein: protein MSAAFDRPYLLAAAVIFIPLMLIFSRRFKPLFTLELPLGPPGGIPFKPPVNLELLLKMLHALELAGVVFLFIAAAGPHFIYTETVWFSRGADIFFVVDVSPSMAGMDMNGRSRFDAARDLVRDFAGRRPQDGLGLVAVGADAGLLVPLTTDRESLYSRLDTLAIGELGDGTALGMGLAVAGLHLRRSSAPRRAVVLITDGENNAGSVHPEAAASLLGDLGISLWVIGVGSSGEIPINYLDPNTRMRRTGTFESHYDPESLKSIAEKGNGTWIAAPSAEALATAFAKVDQGEMTIRRSGVVRRKEPFHEVFIVLALILLYGVRFIRRYILGALI from the coding sequence ATGAGCGCGGCGTTTGACAGGCCCTACCTTTTGGCCGCGGCCGTCATCTTTATCCCCCTCATGCTTATATTTTCCAGGAGGTTCAAACCTCTCTTCACCCTGGAATTGCCCTTGGGACCTCCGGGGGGCATACCCTTCAAGCCGCCTGTAAACCTCGAGCTTTTATTGAAGATGCTGCATGCCCTGGAACTGGCCGGGGTTGTATTCCTTTTTATTGCCGCCGCAGGGCCCCACTTTATCTACACTGAAACTGTGTGGTTCAGCAGGGGCGCGGACATATTTTTTGTGGTTGATGTGAGCCCCAGCATGGCCGGCATGGACATGAACGGCAGGAGCCGTTTTGATGCTGCCCGGGATCTGGTGAGGGATTTTGCGGGCCGGCGGCCCCAGGACGGCCTGGGCCTTGTGGCTGTGGGGGCGGACGCGGGCCTTTTGGTTCCCCTTACCACCGACAGGGAAAGCCTTTATTCCCGTCTTGACACCCTGGCTATCGGCGAACTGGGGGATGGCACAGCCCTGGGCATGGGGCTGGCTGTCGCGGGCCTTCACCTCAGGCGATCCTCGGCGCCGAGGCGGGCAGTGGTGCTTATCACCGACGGCGAGAACAACGCAGGCTCGGTGCATCCTGAAGCCGCGGCATCCCTTTTGGGCGATTTGGGAATTTCACTCTGGGTCATAGGGGTCGGTTCCAGCGGGGAGATCCCCATCAATTACCTCGACCCGAATACCAGAATGAGGCGGACAGGCACTTTCGAATCCCATTATGATCCTGAAAGCCTTAAGTCTATTGCGGAAAAAGGGAATGGGACCTGGATTGCGGCGCCTTCGGCAGAGGCCCTTGCGACTGCCTTTGCAAAGGTAGATCAGGGCGAAATGACCATACGCCGTTCAGGGGTAGTGAGGCGCAAGGAACCTTTCCACGAAGTTTTTATTGTGTTAGCCCTAATACTGTTATATGGGGTGCGGTTCATCAGGCGTTATATACTGGGGGCTTTAATATGA
- a CDS encoding SH3 domain-containing protein gives MEKQGMGKRRRYFRPRLLIALAMLFINPGFLVSSQEAGEGGESATSVSASGSSADTDAGAPAEAYLPMDVLVVTSPSSPVVRGSLSVTILADHPLASQVTVRPPRFPPTLILERVRTEARYITHPGRLDESGPAPEPARWTAVEFLFTPLASGALTIEPFEVTAAGKRAATGTISLRIAAEPGASRRNAPVFRWETPPSSLVIGAPGDIALALNNWDLQKPIPRFFLQGKTSANTIMEELPFEGAGADGIIRYRFRLIPLEGDALVLGPLPVQAEGLSLEVPRLSIALAPAAAAQAPAASTTQAAPSPAAPSPAAPSPAAEENDETMKPLFPELSGNVFPLFRKEYEKIAGNVKILWEEGRYASALALIRKNERDSLPGAALAVLRRNLEQSLGFSFTEDERWRPWKVPAFSWLVVILLAAGVLVWKISVTSHTQRGYKKVTLLVVAGGLAILLLLGGLGDRMQHAGGGRSAVLEKTAAYRVPESGGAVNARFSEGQPVDIRSSRGEWVYAESMDGRSGWIPSAAVIPY, from the coding sequence ATGGAAAAGCAGGGAATGGGCAAAAGAAGACGATACTTCCGGCCCCGACTATTAATAGCCCTGGCCATGCTCTTCATTAATCCGGGCTTTCTGGTTTCATCCCAGGAAGCGGGGGAGGGTGGGGAGAGTGCAACTTCGGTTTCTGCTTCAGGCAGCAGTGCTGATACTGATGCCGGAGCGCCAGCGGAAGCATACCTCCCTATGGACGTGCTGGTCGTGACTTCCCCATCTTCCCCTGTGGTGAGGGGCAGCCTTTCGGTTACCATACTGGCTGACCACCCCCTTGCCTCCCAGGTTACGGTCAGGCCGCCCCGTTTCCCCCCGACCTTGATCCTGGAGCGCGTACGCACCGAGGCCAGGTACATTACCCATCCGGGAAGGCTCGACGAATCAGGGCCTGCCCCTGAACCTGCACGCTGGACGGCGGTGGAATTTTTGTTCACACCCCTGGCATCCGGCGCCCTTACCATTGAACCCTTCGAAGTTACCGCTGCAGGAAAACGGGCCGCCACCGGAACCATCAGCCTCCGCATAGCTGCAGAGCCTGGGGCTTCCCGGCGCAATGCCCCGGTTTTCCGCTGGGAAACGCCTCCCTCTTCCCTTGTCATTGGCGCTCCGGGGGATATCGCCTTGGCCCTTAATAACTGGGATCTCCAGAAGCCCATTCCCCGTTTTTTCCTTCAGGGAAAGACCTCCGCAAATACAATCATGGAAGAGCTGCCCTTTGAAGGCGCTGGCGCCGATGGCATAATCCGTTATCGTTTCAGGCTCATCCCCCTTGAAGGGGATGCCCTGGTCCTTGGCCCTCTGCCTGTCCAGGCCGAAGGCCTTTCCCTAGAAGTGCCCCGCCTCAGCATAGCCCTCGCCCCGGCTGCTGCTGCCCAGGCCCCTGCGGCAAGCACAACCCAAGCTGCCCCATCGCCGGCTGCCCCATCGCCGGCTGCCCCATCGCCGGCTGCCGAAGAAAACGACGAAACCATGAAGCCCCTCTTCCCGGAATTGTCCGGCAATGTGTTCCCCTTGTTCAGGAAGGAATATGAAAAGATTGCCGGAAATGTTAAAATCCTTTGGGAAGAGGGCCGCTATGCAAGCGCCCTGGCCCTGATACGCAAGAACGAAAGGGACAGCCTTCCGGGGGCTGCCCTGGCTGTCCTCCGCAGGAACCTGGAACAAAGCCTGGGCTTTAGCTTTACCGAGGATGAAAGGTGGAGGCCCTGGAAAGTGCCGGCCTTTTCCTGGCTTGTGGTGATACTCCTTGCGGCAGGGGTTCTTGTTTGGAAAATCAGCGTAACCTCCCATACCCAGAGAGGTTATAAAAAAGTAACACTCCTGGTAGTTGCAGGGGGGTTGGCAATACTCCTCCTGTTGGGAGGGTTGGGAGATCGTATGCAGCATGCAGGGGGCGGAAGGTCGGCGGTGCTGGAAAAGACCGCAGCTTACCGGGTCCCTGAAAGCGGGGGAGCCGTGAATGCCAGGTTCAGCGAAGGCCAGCCTGTGGATATCAGGTCTTCCCGGGGGGAATGGGTCTACGCCGAGTCAATGGACGGCAGGTCAGGCTGGATCCCATCTGCGGCAGTGATTCCCTATTGA
- a CDS encoding AAA family ATPase yields MDENFDTAPAAALLDACRREMAKRIVGQGEMIDGLLMSLIAGGHILLEGVPGLAKTRAVKSLAEITGLVFKRIQFTPDLLPADLTGTLIWEQASGSFSVRRGPVFANVILADEINRAPAKVQSALLEAMEERQVTIGENSYPLPDPFFVLATQNPIEHEGTYALPEAELDRFLLKLLIRYPDPSEELKILDFAAPFSSSRAADRADENNEADKARSAPLNTVLDTASLETLRAAADSVFIDEQIMSYIVSVVSASRPLREKAARSGREGIYRYIAFGASPRASLALYRCSRIRALFEGRSFVTPEDVKAAAFPVLRHRLVLSYEAEADGLEPDSVISRILTLVPMP; encoded by the coding sequence ATGGACGAAAATTTTGATACAGCTCCTGCTGCCGCGCTCCTGGATGCCTGTAGGCGGGAGATGGCGAAGCGCATAGTCGGCCAGGGCGAGATGATAGACGGCCTTCTGATGTCGCTTATAGCCGGGGGGCATATACTTTTGGAAGGTGTCCCTGGGCTTGCCAAGACCAGGGCGGTCAAAAGCCTGGCAGAGATCACGGGCCTTGTTTTTAAGCGCATACAGTTTACCCCGGATCTGCTTCCTGCTGACCTTACAGGCACCCTCATCTGGGAACAGGCTTCAGGTTCCTTTTCGGTGCGGAGAGGGCCTGTCTTTGCCAATGTGATCCTGGCGGACGAGATTAACCGGGCCCCTGCCAAGGTGCAGTCGGCCCTCCTGGAGGCAATGGAGGAGAGGCAGGTTACTATCGGGGAGAATTCTTATCCCCTCCCGGACCCCTTTTTTGTGCTGGCTACCCAGAACCCCATCGAGCACGAGGGGACTTATGCCCTGCCCGAGGCCGAACTGGATCGTTTCCTCCTTAAACTGCTGATCCGCTATCCTGATCCTTCCGAGGAATTGAAGATACTGGACTTTGCGGCCCCCTTTTCTTCGAGCCGTGCAGCCGACAGGGCTGATGAAAATAATGAAGCCGACAAGGCGAGATCCGCCCCGCTCAATACGGTGCTGGACACTGCATCCCTCGAAACGCTCAGGGCAGCGGCGGATTCGGTCTTTATCGATGAGCAGATCATGAGCTATATAGTTTCGGTGGTGTCCGCTTCCCGGCCTTTGCGGGAAAAGGCAGCCAGGTCGGGCAGGGAGGGCATTTACCGCTACATAGCCTTCGGGGCAAGCCCCAGGGCTTCCCTGGCCCTCTACCGCTGTTCCAGGATCAGGGCGCTTTTTGAAGGCCGCTCCTTTGTAACCCCCGAGGACGTGAAGGCTGCGGCTTTTCCGGTATTGCGCCACAGGCTGGTGCTTTCATACGAGGCGGAGGCCGACGGCCTTGAACCCGATTCGGTGATATCCCGAATCCTGACCTTGGTTCCCATGCCTTGA
- a CDS encoding DUF58 domain-containing protein: MDRHELLAKITTFPLLAGGLAEDLLSGDYRSIFKGQGIEFDEVRHYERGDDVRSIDWNVSARFGTPYVKMYREEREMMVCIILDNSASMHASGGGDLTRYEQGLLAGALVAFSADRAGQRVGAVFFDRTINRIFPPRKGKPHTMALISAALENHPKEKGTGLGIALTGAGRLLKRRSLLVVISDFLCLDWEHEMGDMSRKHDVIALRISSPLDKEISGGGLLTLEDPETGLKLRAPASFAGFRNAWADWHEERRRLWESICRRSGAALLDISTGEDASAALIRFFSERRRG, from the coding sequence ATGGATCGCCACGAGTTACTTGCAAAAATTACTACCTTCCCCCTTCTTGCGGGAGGCTTGGCCGAGGATCTCCTTTCCGGGGATTACCGTTCCATCTTCAAAGGCCAGGGCATTGAATTCGACGAGGTGCGCCACTATGAACGGGGCGACGATGTGCGTTCCATCGACTGGAATGTGAGCGCCCGCTTCGGTACCCCCTATGTAAAGATGTACCGGGAAGAGCGGGAGATGATGGTCTGCATCATCCTCGATAATTCCGCTTCCATGCATGCTTCCGGGGGCGGCGATCTTACCCGCTATGAGCAGGGGCTTTTGGCTGGGGCGCTCGTCGCCTTTTCTGCCGATAGGGCCGGCCAGCGGGTGGGGGCTGTTTTTTTCGACCGTACCATTAACCGCATCTTCCCGCCCCGCAAGGGGAAGCCCCATACCATGGCCCTTATCAGCGCGGCTCTGGAAAACCACCCTAAAGAAAAGGGCACGGGCCTGGGCATTGCCCTCACCGGCGCAGGGCGGCTTCTAAAACGACGCAGCCTCCTGGTGGTGATTTCCGACTTTCTCTGCCTTGATTGGGAACACGAAATGGGGGATATGTCCCGCAAGCACGATGTCATAGCCCTGAGGATCTCCAGCCCCCTGGATAAAGAAATAAGCGGAGGCGGCCTTCTTACTCTGGAAGATCCCGAGACAGGCCTAAAGCTCAGGGCGCCCGCTTCCTTCGCGGGTTTCCGCAATGCCTGGGCCGACTGGCACGAGGAGCGCCGCCGTCTCTGGGAATCCATCTGCAGGAGATCCGGGGCTGCGCTTTTGGATATCTCCACTGGCGAGGATGCCTCCGCCGCGCTGATACGCTTCTTCAGCGAAAGGCGGCGGGGATGA
- a CDS encoding extracellular solute-binding protein, translating to MAKFDSRALTGLFVLLAVLPGLASCGNGDNRAAVLWTDRPEFTFYAEQFNDSQDKYKVEARYFESPAQKLTDGNENPDIVAASWLKSASTRALFLPLDSLLNRETISQSAFYPRLLALGSIEGRQYLLPVAFNIPAMVFARDHSQLLSNPFTIDMEEIMDRGKAYNTDTNGVYTRMGFSPSWNDEFLFIAVTLFNTGFREAAPLAWDPQALERALVWIQKWINEANTSIQAEDDFAFKYLYDPPAKLVSSGRIFFTYMDSSEFFTLAEDRRTNLHFRWIAEKDVIPLDEWSVYYGIHKKTKAKKAATAFTEWFFQAETQRRLLDAAKAKRLLENSFGIGGGFSAMRTVTEQIFPHFYPSLLGHMPPESFLSPPNILPRNWMTLKERVILPYLHDKIRHAERDEVRHLERRITDWYRLNRE from the coding sequence ATGGCGAAATTCGATTCCCGGGCCCTGACAGGCCTTTTTGTACTTCTGGCTGTGCTTCCTGGTTTGGCCTCCTGCGGAAACGGCGATAACAGGGCAGCGGTTTTATGGACGGACAGGCCGGAATTCACTTTTTATGCTGAACAATTCAACGACAGCCAGGATAAATACAAGGTCGAAGCCCGTTATTTTGAGTCCCCTGCCCAAAAACTCACCGACGGGAACGAAAACCCCGACATAGTGGCGGCAAGCTGGCTTAAAAGCGCCTCCACCAGAGCCCTCTTCCTTCCCCTGGACAGCCTCCTGAACCGCGAAACCATTTCCCAGAGCGCCTTCTACCCCCGGCTCCTTGCCCTGGGCAGCATCGAAGGCAGGCAATACCTCCTGCCCGTAGCCTTCAATATACCTGCCATGGTTTTCGCACGGGATCACAGCCAGCTCCTTTCCAACCCCTTCACCATCGATATGGAGGAAATCATGGACAGGGGCAAGGCTTACAACACCGACACCAACGGCGTCTACACCCGCATGGGTTTTTCCCCCTCGTGGAACGATGAATTTTTGTTCATCGCCGTCACCCTCTTCAACACAGGCTTCAGGGAAGCCGCGCCCCTTGCCTGGGACCCCCAGGCCCTTGAACGCGCCCTCGTCTGGATACAGAAATGGATCAACGAAGCCAACACCAGCATACAGGCAGAGGATGATTTCGCCTTCAAGTACCTCTACGATCCCCCTGCCAAACTCGTAAGCTCCGGCCGTATCTTTTTTACCTACATGGATAGTTCCGAATTCTTTACCCTTGCGGAAGACCGGCGGACCAACCTCCATTTCCGCTGGATCGCGGAAAAAGATGTAATCCCCCTGGACGAATGGAGCGTCTACTACGGCATACACAAAAAGACAAAGGCAAAAAAAGCGGCCACAGCCTTTACCGAATGGTTCTTCCAGGCCGAAACCCAGCGCCGGCTTCTGGACGCGGCCAAGGCAAAACGCCTCCTCGAAAATTCCTTCGGCATAGGCGGCGGCTTCTCGGCCATGCGCACCGTAACCGAGCAAATCTTCCCCCACTTCTACCCCAGCCTCCTGGGCCACATGCCGCCGGAGTCTTTCCTCTCGCCGCCCAATATACTCCCCCGCAACTGGATGACCCTCAAAGAAAGGGTCATACTCCCCTACCTCCATGACAAGATACGCCATGCCGAAAGGGACGAGGTGCGGCATCTTGAACGGAGGATCACGGACTGGTACAGGCTGAACAGGGAATAA